TTTTCACTCTAGAAGACTTGTTTAAAAAGGACTTGTTTACATTGTTTATAGAGCAGAATTCTCTGAGGATTGTCACCTTCGGACATATTTTTGTGAACACTTAAATGCAGAAGTTAGGTGATGAGCAGCGCATAGTCCTGTGGACCTCTCTTACTGACTTGCATATTCTAGCTTTGAAATGGAACCTTTGCTACTCATGCTGAGTGTGGGGCCATTTTTTAGTTTAAGTTTAGGTTATCAATTCAACGTGCTTAAATAGCAAGTGGTGGAAAGGTGAGCTATGTAAGAAAGTcttctaatattttaaatgccatGTAGTGCTTTCATATGAACCTCTGTCTGctaattaaataaatactgaatgTTGGATGCATTTTTTGTGACTTTCTGACAAAGTAATAACAGCTTCTGTATTGGTTAGAGAATAAATGTAATCAGTCCtagtttctgttgtttcttgaTAGATGTGAGAATCTtagaaggggagaaaaaagggagataaaaatgtaagaagCTTCAGGCGTTCACTTCAACCTATGCAGGTGAATCAAAATGATAATGAATAATGATTTGTCTCCTATTTCATTATACTCTTTGTTTTAGGTTTTGTATGAGCAAGATGGAGTGTTCATTCATCCgtcctgtggaaaaaatgatgaTCAGGACAACTTCATATCAGGAGTACTACGTGTCATAGAAAAGGTATTTGCACAGTACAGTTACAGAAGCTTCTTATATTTGTTGGCCAAGCATATAATGTGTTTGATAAATCTTAAATGTCTTCTTAGGTATTGGATTTCATTAGTGAATGAGTATTGCATAGTTTTTGACATCTTcatcatttatatatatagtgTAGGTTGCACCTGAATCATACTGTGAGTAAATAGGGGAATGTGTAATTTCGTATACAGATTTGTTGTTTGTATTGtaggaaaatgaagtaataGTAGACTGGAGACCACAGGATGATACTTTGGATACTTCTAATATCCTCTGTGCAGGAAAGGTATGTTCGTTAGTTATGAATgttcttcattctgtttttctaggGATTTGATTTTGTGGGAATTTACGGGTAGGTGACCTCATAACTGGAGGCAAAATCTATATACGTGACTATCGTTGGCATTAATAGCTATACGTAGGAATATCGTGTGTGGACTACAGCCTGGTTCAGGTTGTGGGGATATGTGTTTTATGTATGCACATGAAATAAAGGAGAACTAACTCATTAACAAAGACCAAATGAGTATAAGCCAATCACAGTCACCAATCTCCCTGCATCTATTTTGTTGGATTATGGTGATTCATTCTTCATAATTAGACTCAAAGCAGAGAGACACTGTtctaatgcaaaatatttgaagtcTATTAAAGTTCTAAGATCCAGTGGTTAAGCAGTGTTAAGAGGATGTGATACAGCAGGAAGATgaaatttttatgtttaaataaagttttgtgTTGCTGGAGTCTGTGAAAGAGGCTTGGATATTTTAGCACCATGTTGAATTCAagtaaaacctttttttcttcttagttgTCATAAATAAGAATTTCCTGTGTTGAATTGTGTGCTAAGAATTTAATACCAAAAattcttttcatctgtgaaaatgaagatactCTTTCGTCTGCTTGTTGAATCTGAGAATCTTGTCTTGTGCTTTTTTTGATGGTTACTTTCTTTGCTTAGGATTCCAGTTCTGTGGTGGAGTGGACTCCAGCTCCCAAGGAAAAGTCTTCCCGAGGAGCAGACCGTCCAAACAATTATGAAGCAGAATGGGACATGGTCACCACAgtctcttttaaaaagaaacccCATTCAAATGGAGGTACTTCAAAAATAAgtgaactttatttttctttcttctgactTGTAACTAAAGAACTGCTTTCATAGTCCGGTGTAATGGATTTCATTAGGAACTGAAATGCTGGGCTCGTTTGTGGTAAAAGGTGAATTTCTGGGTGTGGAAAAACAATTTGGAATGTAATACCTGCTTTCTACCTCCAATCTAACTTCTTCTCTAAATTAGTAGAGAAgtgtatggaaaataaatggtaaatCCAACATCATGTTGTCAGGAAATTTCAATGATGTGACAGTTCTGTCTGCATTGGACTCTTACATTCTTTCAAACAAATGGGATTTGAACTAAATGTCTTAttggagagaaaaatgagaaaagcttaCTACTCAAATGTTTTGCACTATTGGAACAGCAGGGGGAGATAGAACGTATAGTTATATTGATACTTGAGTCTTTTATGTGGAAGCTTAAAAACCTGTTTTGTCTAGTGAACATACtttgggaaaataatttcatagcTAATTATTCCTACTGTGCTATCTCAGTAGatatatgattaaaaaaaattctagtcagctttttcctctgattcatcacagtatttttctttataatttttgtttctttgtatttatgaGCCCGAAACTAGAGACtcttgtgcttgttttttttttccatgtgtatgGTAGTTTTAAATGATTCTGGCTGTCATACATGTCATTTATGAGTACAGGTTTTAGAATTCAGACTGTGAATGTTGTGGGGGTAAAGTGCAATCTTAGCTTGTTGGATTCAGTGTTTGAGAGGAGCGTCTAAGGTGACATGAGGCTAAATCTCTGTCAGGCATGGAATGTTTTATTATGCCATTGgtctgtattgatttttttcttaatttttaagagGCAGAGTCCGTCTTGATCCAGAGCAAGTGTCAGTGAGAGCTATTGACTTAGATCATACGTTTTTgttacttctttatttctggTGGCTATAATTGGATGGTGTTAGGATGGGTTATGTGCCAGTGTCCCTGcatcctgctgctttccagtcTCCCAGTAGCGTAGCATTGAatccttttgttttgaaagtgttACAGTCTTGCACAGAGTGTATACCTATTTGCACAGTGAAGGAGGAAATAGCTTTTCAGTTCCATCTCCATTATATTGGTTGCAGCCTGACAAGGCATGCCCATGGTGTGCAATGTATAGTATGCAGTGTATACAGTATTCTACAATATTATAATGTATATTACATTTAGTTTTAATGAGCAGTACTACCATGTGAAGGTGCTGGTGGGATTTATCATGTTGCTGGAATTTTGTACAGCAATTGTACATTACGTGGTGGATCATTTTCGTACGCTGTTGACATATCTTAAGGgaagcagtctgacagaacTGCTTATTTCAAAAGTCTGTACAAGATGAGAAGACAATGAGAAATCGCTGTGGTGGTTATAGTACATGTTTTATTCTCAGAACTAATGCTGGGTGTTTGTTTACTGAGTGTTATTTCTCTTATTTAGAGGAACAGGGATAGATGATGTATTTGTGGTTGCTAATactgaaaaccaaacaaaaatcatgtgataattttgtttttaagatgcTACAAATCACACAAatggagaaagcacgtggtcaTTCCTGTTCAGTTTGACAGATCTgaaatcaatcaaacaaaacaaagaaggcaTGGGATGGTCTTATTTGGTGTTCTGTCTGAAGGATGATGTGAAGCTTCCAGCTCTTCACTTTCATCATGGAGACAGCAAACTTTTTATTAAATGCCTTGAAAATCATGTTGTGCTGAGAGAGTAAGTATCAGCCAATCTTAGTTCTGATTTAAAATTTGGGTTATTGATTTACTTTTTTGATTCCTCAGTGAGTTTCAGATTAAGACTTTGTGATGTATTTTACGATCCCTTTTTTGTTAGTAGAATCAAGGTGTCTAAAGCTGTAATTTTATGggctgaagttttaaaatgtggatTACTTTATCAGCCACTTCAGAATCTGTTGAAATGTTACTAGCCTCAGTAGCTCCCTCCAGTGGATTCATAAGCTTCTCGTGAACGGTCAGATCATGTAAAATTAAATCTTTCATGAACCGCTACAGTGAAATGAGATAACTTGTGTTTAAAATTTGAGATCTCCTCCTAtaaggaaaatatctgaataTTGATGTTGGTGTATGAGGCAATAAGTGTATGAAATATAGTACTATCAGTTATATCactttatatataaatattttgccGCAGAACTCAATtctctgtaatttctttctgtggGGAATATATACTGCATTTGGTCTTTATTCTTCAAACCAATTTTTCAAGTGTAAATGTAGTTAGACCTTGTCATGGTGTTAAGTGCTTgagttttgttctgtatttatgTAGTGTTACCTCCAGGCTTTTTACCTGGATAAAAGCCGTTCTGCTGGGCATAGTGTAGATGcataacagaataaaatgttttgctatCATCATTTAGTCACAAGTATAATATAAAAAGACAACATGGTAAGTAAGACTAGGCAGAGCACTAAGAAACAACAAGATATTTCATCAGTGTAATATATACTGTGTTTTGTTAGCATCGCTCACAACATGTTCTGATGAAAGATTTGAAGGCAGGTAATGAAATGGCTTTGAGAATCCTTATGGAGAGCCCTTCTCATTCTGGGAGTGTTGAGGGTGTCAGAGTTGCCTTCAGTGGGTTGGTAAAGCTACGGCCTAAGTATTACTGTTATGCTGAAGTGCAAGCCAATAGAGTATGAGTGTTGTATAGTCATTGAGCTGATCTGCAAAAGGCTTTGGCAGTATGAGAATGTGGTGGCCAAGTCTGTGATAAGTTGTCAACTGCTTAGAGAGGGTGATATGGTCAGTGTGACCAGCTGGTGAAATGGTACTGTTGGTAGCATTGTCTGCAGgcctttaaagaagaaaaaaatctgtgaagatGAATGTAGGAGGGTAGCAGGGAGACAAGGTGAAGAGATAGTTTAGAATATTCTCTATACAGTTGGAGGGTAGGAAACCCTGGGTGACAGCTTCAGTTTCAGTTCTGTAGAGTCATGTGCAACAAATAATTGTAATTCACATTGCTACATAAAGTTGATTTATTGGTGAGTAATTGAATGGAAGTGAAAGAGAAGGATTTTGGTTCCTATTTCAAACACAGTCTCTTTCAGATAGTCAGTGGTGAATAGTTGGCCACTTAACTTCCTCTACTTGACCCAGTAGATGCTTAGTTCTTGTCCTTCATAGCCTCTTGTCAGGTAGTGTGGATGCTCCCGCAGCATCAGGACAAAACATTTCCTCTCAGACTGGGTAGGAAACTGTAGAAAGGCTGCCATGTCCTCATATCTGTTCTTAAAAGGTTTGTGCAGTCTGATCCAGCAGCTGTGTGCACCGGAGAGTTCAGAAGTGCTTAACAGATAGAGTTCACTGGTAAGGGATGATAGGGAAGCTTGGGATGATATTTGGGTATTTGGGATATGCAGAGCTGCATAGTGTTTCTGCCTGAGACTGTTCTGAGTGTTGCAGACTGAAACAGCAGATACTTTGGGAACTATGTGTGTAGTTTGGGAACTGTGATGCAGCTATGGAAATTAAATTTGCATGAAGTCAAGCAGTGAGCTGAACAGGAATTTCCAGTTTTAGTTAGAATACTTAGATTCCTATCTTCCATTTAAGGTCTGTTTTTGGCACCAAAGTCTCCTCTGTGGTCTATTCATatgtgattttttctttcttttgtaagaaaataGTACGCTAAGTAACTTGCGGAGGTGACAAACTGTTCTTCGCACGTTTCTGTCATTTTGTGGTAGCTATTTATGCTTTAGTACGTGGAGTATCCAAGCTCACAGCCTCTTCTAGGGAAGGGTGTTTTTTGGATTGCATAAGGAAGTACGCAGCAATGCAATTACTTGTTATTCCAACCTCTCTATCTATGTAGATATCAAGTACTGATGTTAAGACATAGTTTAGCTTTTTCCTAGAATACCCTTCTGtcttcagaattttcttcctctgtttctgctACCTCAAAggtttttgcatttcattacGACTGTGCCTTTTTAAATGTTGTGTCATTGCTGAAATTGGTATTTGTGAAGGGACTAAACTTGAGCAAAATACTTGTAATCTGTTGCTCTAAAgattttttcttagttttgttGCACCAGGTTAATATTGAGAAAATACCACACTTAAGACACTTTCTAACTTTCAGTATTGTGAACAAACGTTTAATTAAGTTTCTAGTTCACAAGTGTGTTTTGAGCATTAGCCACATAGCTGCCAATACTGAACAAGCTGTCCAGAGCACGTGTTTAATTACAGTGGAAGTATTGTacaaagttttttgttcttttagttaagaaaaacacagtatGTGACTCAGCCTTTGCCCTGAACAACTTTTTTAGTAAAAGCCAGTTGAGCTTCATTAACTTTCACTGCCTCAGATCTTGGACTGTGGTGTCTGGTTGTTTCAAAATGAGATCTCTTGTTGGATTTCATATCCGACAGTGTTCTGTCATGTTGGAATTGAAAACTGATAAGGCTTATTAAAAAGTTCTTATCTTTGATTTTAATAACATGGTAGATGATGCAggtattaataaaaataaaagtaatttttctgctgaaaactaGAAATAGTGAATTTAAACTTTGGAAAAGAGTGATATAGTAAGGTATTTTATAAATGCAAGTCTGTGCAGTGGGTTAGGATTAGATGGCACAGAGCTTAGCGTTCTCCAGCCTGGCTACTAACTGCAGGGCTTGAATGTCAGATTGGCTTCTGAAATGTTGTCACTAGTTTAATATATTGAGCTGTAAGTGGTGTTGATTCAGGAGCTGACTAATTGATCAGGTTCCCATGCCAGAGGAGGGAAGAGCATGTAGGGGGAATAAGAgcaaaagaacagatgaaatacTAGGAGTGGCACAGTTCCAGCTGCCTTTGCTATCATTTTCATCTGACTGTGCAAGCCTGAAGTACAGGAGTGTACAAATGCAGTGAGTTACGCTAAATCAGGTTTGTGTTCACTTAGCATTTGGAGTCTacacaaaaatgtttgtgtgaCGGTAATCAGATGTTTGTTTCACAATATGATGCTTGCGGTGTTGGTAAACTCTTACTGGGATGAATTTTAGCATTAGGCTGACAGTAGGTGCTGTAATACTATTGGTTAGAAATTTGTTGATATGCTTTCATACAATGAAAGACAGTTTGTATTCCTTTATGTAATGTTTTACAGtatacaaaaaatgaaagatttacTAATTGGTAGAAAGAATTACTTAACCCATGGTGATGTGGATTCTTTTCACTCGCACTGTTATGTTAAAGGTGTTTCAGTGTATATGTTGAGTTTGACTGCCTCTGAGAATTTCCTTTCCTGCGTCATATTTTTTGTCCACTCTcaaatatagaaaatatttactctgAAAGTTGACACCCTCATGTAATTTCTCAGTACAGCATCGTAATTTTTTGGAAAAGTACAGAATATAACTCAGAATGAATTACTGATCTTATTTACAAAAGTCctgttttataaaatgttaGCATTATGGACTCTTGCCAAAAGTGATCTTGCATCAGACTTGTTTTCCTTGCACAGAACCAGAAATGTGACTTTTAAAACCTATAAAtattctaaaacattttcaggaagaacTGGTGGTACTTATAGAAACCCCatgctttaattttattgtaGATCTCCACAGGATAAACTCCTCCTTCTTGTGAACTCTCAGAACAAATCTCTGTCTCaatcttttgaaaatctccTTGATGAACCATCATATGGCTTACTGCAGGTATGTATTGTTTgatatattctttttaatattcagaaggcatttattaaaagaaaaatgccaggCTTTTTATATCACAAAAATCTCCTGAGTCATTGCCATTCCAGCACCATTAATTGTATCCTAAAACGAGTACTTACTAGGGAACACACTTACTTGTAAGCTGTTTAGTACACTACTTATTTCTTAACATTCCTGTTTTAAACCTATTCAAGTTACTTTTGCCTGCAACTGTGTATATCTGGGTGCAGACAgttttagaaatggaaaagaattttcTAAACTTTCCTTGACCAAAtgctcttttcttgttttctggcGGTTTCAAAGAGAGGCTGGAAATAGAGCAGCAGTAAAGAGCACAGTATTGCTTAgagttttttcttaaaactgttCATTATTTGGTGGACTTTATGGCCTCATGAAGGTCAGCAGCAAAATTTCTGGTGGTTAGATGAGGCCAGAGTTCTGACCTACTGATTCATTTAATTTATGGGATCTTCAGAAGCGCATTAGTTTCTGGACTTAGTTGTCATATAAAAGTTTTCTGTGTGATTGCTAGCAGAGTACTTGAGTTTTCAAGGTGCTACATGATGTGAAGGTAGACAAGCTTAGgcagaaaaatgatgttttgtagcATTAATCACAGGAAAGTAAACACCAAGTCTGATCTGATCTTATACATAGGTCAGATTTATTCAGCATACTGCTATCTAATCTTTCAGATCCATCAGTAGTATTGTTTTAATACTTAAGACCTTAACTTTTTGAATCATGCGATGAATGTACTGTGTGAAGTTACTTACACGTGAAACTTTCATAACTTTGAGACTTACTGTGTTCTACTTGttgtttttatctcctttaAGCACGAGAATTCTAAATAATCTGGGGCTTTTCataatttgcttgtttttattgttataacacagaaatggaagaaagatcCGTACACGGTAACAATGGGAAGGTTTTCCAAAGTCACAAACTATATTTTTGATAGTTTCCGATTAAGTGACCCTTCTACTCAAAGGCGACCACCATCAGAAATGGCAGACTTCCTCAACGATGCTATTCCAGGGTTAAAGATAAATCAGCAGGAGGAACCAGGATTTGAAGTCATTACACGAGTGAGTGTGTAAATGAATATGACACAGATGTATTGATTCTTTTTATGCACATCTTTAAAAGAATTGTAGGACTTGAAGCTTGGTGAGTTGTGCTGTTTATACTTGGCAATTGTGGCATGATCTACTCTGTCTTTTGTTGACAAGAGTAAAATCATTGTCAACTACTTCTGGAATATGTCATTTTTTATGCCTGCAAGtacaaattttgcttttaaagcaaaaatgtctGAGATTATTGAAGTgggaattatttttatcatatgGAATAGATACACTTCAAACTGAACTCTCATTTCATGCTTAACGTTTCCTCTGTGGCTGGGTAGAgctatattaaataaaattaggGTATGCAGTCTACTAAATAACTTCCACAGCTAATCACTGTaacattttggtttgttttaagaGATTTAAGAAGATAGCttaagaaggttttttttaaaaaaaaaaaaaaaaaacttaaattgGATAATTAATGTCCATGATCTGTAAATGTACAGATTTATGTTTCACTTGAACCAAAACTAGAATGAAGTTGTAGTTGGATCATGAACTGCTTTGGGCTTCTGCTGTTGTCTTTTACAGATGAGTGGGAAATACATCTTTGTAAATGCTTCTGAGTACTATTTAAGGAGCTcatatgtttttaatgttaaacTATTTTGATTACTATTTTTCCTTGAGGTCAAAATAGTGTTAATAGCTTAACAGTAGCTGTTTGAACTATGCAGttctaaaaatatattgccTAGCACTTCATTTTAGCTTTTTCCactaataaatcattttttttaaggggtAGCTTAGTTTAATTGATCTTACTGCCATGCTGTTCAGTCTGGTTTGGGAATAACATCTTTGAGCCTGAGTTCATTCTTCAGTTCTCTCAAGATGCGCTAGTGCATGTCAAGAATGTGCTTCTGAAGTGAAACTCCCTGTTGTCTTTGTTGGCTGCTCTGCACCTACCTATTGCATTTCTAGTTGTTCAGAGGCATCAGTCCATGGGACTAACCTGAAAGTAGTCTGCAGATGTTAGTGGAGGTGGAAGGCTATGTCAAACGCATCCTCTTCCAAAATCTGAAATACTAGCTTGGATAATCAGGTCCTCAGTGCACTGTGTCCTGCTCTTTCTGCCTGCGTTGCTCTGTACTGCTCCCTAATGTAGACTTACTAACTCTGAGGATCTAAGGCTAATGCAAATATGAACGTGAGAAAATATAGTTGAACTCAGTGTGAGGATCTAACAAGCTCAGTAACATTTGTGTGACTGTTCAAAAATGTTGAGGTTTGTATAAAacctttgtgtttgtttgtttcagattgATCTTGGAGAACAGCCTGAAGTTAGTAGAAGAGAGCCTGTGTCAGTTGAAGAATGGGCTAAAAATATGGATTCTGaaggaagaattttaaatgtaGACTACATAAAGCAATCAATATTCAAAGGGGTAACCACCTGTTTTTCTAAAATCCTTTTATCTCCTTCCCAAATTATAGTTATGCTGGCTTTGTTATACTTGCAATGCTTCATGCAGGGCTGAAGGCATGAGGTAGTCAATGTTGTTGGAGTGACTATAAAAGATGGCTTACTGCTCACTGAATACCTCATGAATCTCATAACCATAAGGTGTACTGTACAAGTAGAGAGATCTTGTGGTGGCTGACTAAAAGGGAGTGGTTTTAAAAGACAGAGGCCCAAGTGATTGAGAGGAGAAATCAAAGTGACTTTCAGGAAAATGCCAGTGCTTCGCTGTggttcagcccagagcaaaagaggctgaggggaggcctcatggcggcctgcagctcctcatgaggggagcagagaggcagcgctgagctctgatctctggtgacagtgacagggcctggggaaatggcatggagctgcatcagagGGGTCAGGTAAGGGATTAGGAAAAGGGCCCTGgacaggcttcccagggcagtggtcacagcgccaagctgctggagttcagggagCGTTTAGAAGACACTCCCAGGCGtagtttgatttttgggtggttttgtgtgcagccaggagttggactctgATCCGTGTGGGTCcattccagctcaggatattctttgattctgtgagtGTTAGACTATCAGGCTTATTGTTCTTAAGAGTGTTTTCTTATCCAacaaaagctttcctttctttgccaAGCAGTTTACCTGGATTTGTCCCTCAGTACTAAACACTTGCTGATATTTATTATTGAATTGCAATTCAATAATTGCAAAATTGAATCCACTGAATGTGACTTCAGTCTCACTGATTTTATAAGTTTTTATTATATGCTGTAGCTGTTCTACCTGATGCTACTTTagtgttggatttttttttttactctatttTTGTGGGAATCCTGCTGCCTTAATGCATTCTTTCTAAACTTGTTGATGCATGTTTATGAGAATGCAATCTTCTGTTCTGGAGGTTTAAGCATGGGTAGAGAATGATAACATTGACATTACAtgtattttattacaaatacaTATTGAAGGGGGTAGAGCAAAACTGAAAGATCTTTTAGTTTATGTGACTGTTCTTTAATATGCTTGTGTCTGAGGTGTCCAGCTAAGGACCCTTGAGCAATCGTGACAATTCCTGCAAACCCTTTTTTCCAGCCACCGATGTTTCAGTGTCACTTGTGTTTTCCATTGCCAGAGGAGCAAGTGCTCAGTGTTCTTAATGACTCTCGATAACTTCTAGTACATTAAATGGAGAGCCTCTTTAAAGACAGTGCTTCTCATCCATTGTTACATACTGGATGAGTTCCAGTTACTGCTTGGCTAGAGCACCAAGTTTCAGTGGTTGATGCTCTTTACTGCACCaccttccttgcttttctttaatgGTAAAcggaaaaaaatacagtgagacATCAAGCAAAGCGGCAGGAGTATGGCCTTGGACTGGTAAACTGGGGGAGTGGGGTCTTAGGAGTTGGAAAAGTCTCTTTTGATGTATGGGGGATAGGATTCAGCTAGTACATTTTTGTCATATAGAAATGATTACTTAGCAAGATGTCTGACAAATAGTGCCCTTCAGTGAACAACGGTATTTTTGGTTGCTTGAAAGGTTCATCTGCAAGTTGACTATGTTGTGTTAGATGAAACTATTTGtttagaaaagagagaaaatggaaggtTAGTACTCAAGATGAGTGTATGGAGACAAAACTTCAGCAGTTAAACAGCATCATGTTTAAATGTATAGATTTTAAaggtacttttttttgtttcttagtaTCTGCGGTGCCCTtaaggtttttatttcaaacagtGATGCAAAAATATAGTAAGAAATAccttttgaaaagctttttataTTCTGAGGATGGTATCCAGTAGTTCTACAGCTTAGAGCATGTGTTAAATTGGTTTTCATTCCAGTTTTTTGATGAATCTAATCTGTATTGTTGCTTAGTCATtctgtcttccttcttttcctccaagTACATTAGTTAGCAACTAAAGTTTGGCTGCACTGTAACAAGGACAATCTTATTCAtaagttttgtttctcttaagcTGTTCCCTTCAGAAGCATTGTATTGCTGTAGGAGTGTTTCCTCTCAAAACTGAATTCATGTTTTTGTTAATGTTTCCAATCTATTTTTCCCTAGGGACTCTGCCATACTTTAAGAAAAGAGGCATGGAAATTTCTTTTGGGGTATTTTCCTTGGAATAGCACTAAAGAAGAGAGAGCAAACTTGCAAAAAAGGAAAACGTGAGTCCAGTTTCAAGttgaaaaatacatgaaattgtttggtgtttttttttaaggtgtaACTTGAAAGGTAGCTGTTCAAGATTGTTCATTGTGGTGAGGTGTTTGACAGACCTTCTTAAAAAGATTATTACGTTCAAGGGAAAATATTATATAGACAGATTGCTGTTACCCAATTTATTCCAAAGAACGAATGGAAAGaatacttaatttaaaaaaacaaaaaaaaggaaatgtagtGAATGAGCATGTTCTGGTTTCACAGTGATCTTTCTTCCTCAGGGATGAATATTTCAGGATGAAACTGCAGTGGAAGTCTGTCAGTGAGGAACAGGAAAAACGAAATTCAAGATTAAGAGACTACAGGAGTCTCATAGGTAAATTTGGTTTCAGAAACATGCAACTCTGTGAACTCTCAAATCTTTGCAATTCATCATGAAATTGAAGAAATGTAAGCTTTTGAGTAACATATATGAAGAGGCATTAAAAAACTAGTGTGTAGCTATTCTTAAAGATGTCTGAATTTTCTTATACACTTAGAACTTTTTCTTAACCAGGGTAATTCAGGGCTTTTACACCATAGTGCTGCGGAatggctggatttttttttacttcccttaattaaaaaaaaatgctttttcctttttatttgaaaatgtcattaaaataatggTGATACAGTAAGAATTTTACACGTATGCTGAGGGTTAAGAGAGGTCTTGAGCTTTTTAGAGTGAGTATGTACTTGTAAATGGcttattaacagaaaataacattcagGGTTCAAAAATGGCTGGAGTTCTAAGTATCTGAAATGTAAGTGAGAGTAATAGGCTTTTGTAAACTAGACCCCAAATTATGAAATAGTCCTTTTTCCTTAAAGTGCACTTAAAATTTTGCACATTTTGATAAATTCAAAAAAGGTTACTTTAATAAAGAACATGCTACATACTTGTGATGTTTGAGGCATCACAACTGTCTGATGAAAGCAGTGGTTTCTGCTCAATACGAGCTGTAAGAATTTGTTAAAAAGAACTTCTCATGTGCTGTAGTGAACTGTAATTGTCTTTTTGCTGATGGTATGGTAACCTTCCTGCTGTGGTTTATGCTGCATCTCATAAGCATTCGTGAATGGCTTGCATAGCTAGCTCACATAAAATTGTTCTTAATCCCTGTAA
The Numida meleagris isolate 19003 breed g44 Domestic line chromosome 1, NumMel1.0, whole genome shotgun sequence genome window above contains:
- the TBC1D15 gene encoding TBC1 domain family member 15; the encoded protein is MAAPPSGKVLYEQDGVFIHPSCGKNDDQDNFISGVLRVIEKENEVIVDWRPQDDTLDTSNILCAGKDSSSVVEWTPAPKEKSSRGADRPNNYEAEWDMVTTVSFKKKPHSNGDATNHTNGESTWSFLFSLTDLKSIKQNKEGMGWSYLVFCLKDDVKLPALHFHHGDSKLFIKCLENHVVLRESPQDKLLLLVNSQNKSLSQSFENLLDEPSYGLLQKWKKDPYTVTMGRFSKVTNYIFDSFRLSDPSTQRRPPSEMADFLNDAIPGLKINQQEEPGFEVITRIDLGEQPEVSRREPVSVEEWAKNMDSEGRILNVDYIKQSIFKGGLCHTLRKEAWKFLLGYFPWNSTKEERANLQKRKTDEYFRMKLQWKSVSEEQEKRNSRLRDYRSLIEKDVNRTDRTNKFYEGEDNPGLILLHDILMTYCMYDFDLGYVQGMSDLLSPVLYVMENEVDAFWCFVSYMDQMHQNFEEQMQGMKTQLIQLSTLLRLLDSGFCSYLESQDSGYLYFCFRWLLIRFKREFSFQDILRLWEVMWTELPCQNFHLLLCCAILESEKQQIMDKQYGFNEILKHINELSMKIDVEYILCKAEAISMQMMNCKELPQAVSEILGIESSSVTPDSDTGEDESGAVLSCPTSSYQRISTPVIAANGTRESTQQMSETQSLAPA